From Sinorhizobium sp. B11:
GTGTTCGCCCGCAATCTCGGCAATCAGCGGCTTCACGTCTGTTGAGCCCGGCCGCGTATAGGGCACGACCGGCACTTTGCCGACGCGCATGACCACATAGGGCGTCAGCGGCGGGATGGCGTCCTTTGCATCGGTATCCGCAAGGCAGGAAAGGGCAGTCGCATAGGTGGAGTGCAGGTGCACCACGGCGCCTGTTTGCGGCCGCTTTTCATAGAAGGAGAAATGCAGCGGCAGTTCCTTGGTCGGCGCATCGCCCGACAGATGCCTGCCGTCGCTATCAAGCTTCGACAGCCGCTCGGGATCGAGGAAGCCGAGGCAGGAATTGGTCGGCGTCGCGATATAGCCTTCTGCGGTGCGCACGGAAATATTGCCGGAAGAGCCGGCCGTAAGCCCCCGGTCGAAAAGCGATTTTCCCCAGCGTACGATGGCTTCACGCAGTAGGGTCTCACTCATGGCCTGCAATCCTGTCCAATGCCTTGGCGAAAAAGTCGGGCGCGCCGAAATTGCCGCTCTTCAGCGCCAGTCCGATCGGCTGCATCGGGTGGCCGCGTTCCGACACCAGCACCGGCACGCCGGGATCGATCTCGGCGCCGATGATCATATGCCTGAGGCCGAGCGCCTCGACCACCGCGCCTGAGGTTTCGCCGCCGCCGACGACGATCAGCTGCGTGCCGGAATCGGCAAGCCGTTTGGCAAGGCCGCCGAAGAAATCCTCAAGAATCTTCGCCGATTCCTCGCGGCCGAAGCGCTGCTGCACGAAACTCACGACTTCAGGCGAGGAGGTGGAATAAACGATCGGATTGTCGGCCGCATTGGAGGCAACCCAGTGGGCGGCATGCTCCACCGACATGGTGCCGCGCACGATCGCTGCCGGATCGATCGAAAGGCCTGGATGGTTCTGGAGATGGCAGGCGACCTGGTTCTGAGAGGCGAGCGAACAGGAGCCGCAAAGGATGACACCAGGCCCGCTGACGACAGGCACTTCGGCCGGGGCACCGGAGAGCTTGCCGCGCCTGGCGAAATTGCGCGCCAGCCCCTGGGCCAGTGCCGACCCGCCGGTTACGAGTTCATGATCGGCGACGGCTTCGCCGATAGTCAGCAGATCGGCATCCTCGATCGCATCGACGACGACGAGACGATTGCCATCGGTCAGCTCATCGCGCAGCCGGCGGCGGATGGCTTCCGAACCCTGGCGCACCGTATCGAGCGTGATGCCGCCGACACCGCCGCGCGTCTGCAGCCGCAGCCAGCGGCGAATATCCGGATCGGTCATCGGCGTCAGCGGATGGTTCTCCATGCCGGATTCGCTGAGCAGCTTGTCCTTGACGAAGAGGTGACCCATGAAGACCCGTCGGCCGGTTGCCGGAAAGGCCGGGCAGACGACGGTGACATTGGCGCCGGTCAGTCGCTGCAAAGCTTCGGCCACCGGGCCGATATTGCCTTCAGGCGTGGAATCGAAGGTCGAGCAATATTTGAAGAAAATCTGCTCACAGCCCTGATCCAGCAACCAGCGTGCCGCATCCATCGATTGCCACACCGCTTCCTCGGCCGGTATCGAGCGCGTCTTCAGCGCCACTACACCTGCTTCGCAATTGACCTTGCCGCGGCCGGGGCCGACGAACTGCATCGTCGACATGCCGCCGCGGGCAAGGGTGTTGGCTAGATCGCTGGCGCCGGTAAAATCGTCGGCAATGGCTCCAAGCAGCATGTCAGGTGCGCTCCGGTAGACTATTGTTCAATTCGTCCTCGATATGGACGCGGATGGTGTCATCAAGGGATGTCCCGGCTGTGAAACCGGGCAAAAGGGTGCGGCTGGCATCGAAACTCTGCGCCGATCACAAGGATTTTCATTTGAAACGGTCCTCCGACCGATGAAGTGAACGCAAACCAGAACGCGTTGTCGCCTGAGTCGGCAGACATAGTGCGTTTCCAGTTAAGACCAGCCGGGCACGGCTGTCACGCAATTTCGGGCAGAGGGCGCACCTTGCTTCGAGAGCGGTTTCGCGGCAACAAGCAGGGCATGAGCATTCCGACAGACTATCCGTTCGACTTCGACCCCACCTACGGGATGACGCTTGCCGATCTGCAGGCCATCCGCCCGCCGGAGGCGCCTGAGGGGTTCGATGCCTTCTGGCAGAAGCGTTATGCGAAGGCGCTGGCGGTCAAGCCCGGGCCACGCCTGAGCCCGAGCAAGGATACCCATCCGGATTGGCAAGTGCGCGATATCGTCTACACCTCCACTGATGATATCAGCATCGGCGGCTGGCTGCTCACGCCCCGCAAGGGCGAAGTCAGGCGCGCCCTCGTCGTCGGCCACGGCTATGGCGGGCGCGACCAGCCGGAATTCGATATTCCGGTTGAGGAAACCGCAATCCTCTTTCCCTGTTTTCGCGGCATGTCGCGCAGCGCCCATCCGCCGATTTCGCCCGACGCCCCCGGGCATGTGCTGCATGACATCGATGATCCCGACCATTACGTGATCGGCGGCTGCGTCGAGGATCTGTGGGTAGCGGTATCGGCACTGCTCTCCCTTTATCCCTCACTCGACGGTCACATCGGCTATAGCGGGATCAGCTTCGGCGGCGGTATCGGCGCGCTCGCCATTCCCTTCGACAGCAGGATCGAGCGCGGCCATCTGACGGTGCCGACCTTCGGAAACCGCAAGCTCTGGCTGACATTGCCGACGGTAGGCAGCGCCCACTCGGTGCAGGAATACGCAAAGACCCACTCGTGTGTTTTGGAAAAGCTGCGCCTTTTCGATGCCGCAACGGCTGCGACCCGCATCTGCATACCGATGCTGGCCGCCGTGGCTCTCTTCGATCCAGCCGTCGCGCCGCCATGTCAGTTCGCGGTCGCAAACGCTTTGCCGAGATCAAAATTTAACGAAATCTTCATCCTGGATGCCGGGCATTTCGACTATGCTGATAGTGCAGTGCAGCAAACTGCGCTGCGCGAGCGAGTCGGGCGGTTTTTCAGGGGTCTATGAACCGAGAATATCTGCGCTGGTACAGCGATCGGCTCCATCGTGACATGGAGCTTCTGGTGTTCGGGCATGCCGGCGCCAAAGTTTTGATGTTCCCAACGCGGGAAGGGCGCTTTTGGGAATATGAACATCTCGGCATCGTCGCCAGCCTCGCTGAAAAGCTCGAGGCCGGCCATCTGCAATTGTTCTGCATCGAAGGCCTGGCGGGCGAGACCTTCTACGATTTCGGCCGTCACCCGGCCGATCGTATCCGTCGCCATATCGCGTTCGAGGAATATGTACTGAACGAGGTTCTGCCGTTGATGGAGAGCCGCAACGGCCACGAATGCACCATCGTGCACGGCTGCAGCCTCGGCGCCTTCCAGGCCGCTAGTCTCGTCTTCCGCCACCCGCATCTCTTTCGAAAGCTGGTGGCCTTTTCCGGCCGCTACGACCTGACGATGAAGGTCGAGTCCTTTGGTGATCTTTTCGACGGCTATTACGACGAGACGGTCTATTTCCACACGCCGACGCATTTCCTGCCGGGTCTCACTTCCGACTGGCGCCTGGAAAAACTGCGGCAGGTCGAAATCGTCCTGACGATCGGCAACGAGGATCCCTTCCTCGACAACAACCGCTATCTCAGCCGCATGCTCGCCGAAAAGGGCGTCGGCCATCAGCTGCATTTCTGGGATGGCAGGGCGCATCGCGCAGGAGCCTGGCGCCGGATGGCGCCACTCTATATTTAAACGCTGCCGGATGGCGCCACTCCATTTCCGACTACTGCATCAGCGGCTTCTTGAGGAAGCTGTTGCGGTCGGCGGATTTGATGCGCAGCCAGGCCTCGCGGCCGTTTCGCAGCACGCGCATGGGAATTTCCGCCCCTGCCGGGCCGCTCCCCCAGACCTTGCGGTAGAAATCGGCAAGCCCGTCCACTTCGCCGTCGCGGATTTCCGAGATGACGTCGCCCTGCTGCAGACCCGCCTGTGCCGCAGGACTACCCTTGGCAACGCTCATGACAACCACTTCGCCATTGCTTTCGGCCGAAAAGGCGCCGAGCCAGGGGCGCGGCGGGCGGTCGATCTGGCCGCGATTGAGCAGGTCGTCGAGGATCGGCGGCAGAAGGTTGATCGGTACGACCATGTTGATGTCGGCCACCTCGTCGCCCTGTACCATCTGCAAACGCAGCGAGCCAATGCCGAGCAGCTTGCCGTCGTCGCTGACGAGCGCCGCACCGCCCCAGGAGGGGTGGGCGGGTGCGATGAAGATCGCCTCGTCGAGCAGATATTCCCAATAGCCCGCAAATTCCTGCTTGGCGACGATATTGGCCTGCACGAATTCACCAAGGCCGTCGGCAAAGATCACGGCGTCGCCGACCGTCGTCTTGACCTTGTCGCCGATGTCGATGGCCGGCAGGTCGAGAGGCGCAAGCGACTGGATGAGGCCGAAGCCGGTTTCCTGGTCGTAGGCGAGCGCATGACCCGGAACCACCTTGCCGTCATGGCGGGTCAGCCAGATTTCGTCTGCTTCGGTGATCAGGTAGCCGATGGTGAGCACCAACCCGTTTTCCCTGATGACGACGCCGCTACCTTCCCGGCGGGTGCCCAGCGTATTCGCGGTAAAGGCATCTTCGGGGATGGAGGCGCGAACGGCCACAACTGACCGCAGGATCCTGTCGATATTCATGGTTTCATCCTCGTAAGGCGCGGCACAAAGGCCCAGAATGCAGCGAGGGCCGGCAAGGGCCGGACGCATACCATTCCTTGTATAGGTATGAAACGACAGCCGTTTCTGCAAGACCCGCGGCCTGCGGTCTTTTACTCCGCCGCGTCCCGGCCGTATTGCCGTGGCGAGCGCGCCATCACCCGCTTGAAGGCGGTGCTGAATGCGCTTTCGGACTCGTAGCCGAGGGAAAGTGCAATCGTTCCGACCGGTTCGCGGCTGTTGGCCAGCCGCTCGCCCGCCAACATCATGCGCCAGCGCGTCAGGTAATCCATCGGAGCAGCACCGACTTTCTGCTTGAAACGCTCTGCAAAGGAGGAACGCGACATGCCGGCCATGGCTGCAAGCTGCTGTAGCGTCCAGCGCCGCGCCGGCTCGGCATGCATGGCGCCGATCGCCATGCCGATCTGCCGGTCGGCGAGCGCGAAGAGCCAGCCCGTGCCCTCCGTATCGGGTGCCGCGAGATAGAGCCGCAGGATCTGCATCAGCATGATATGCGCCAGATGCTCGGTCATCAGGAAGCCGCCAGGGTGCCGACCGCGCAGCTCCCGCGCCATCTGGTCGATCGCAAAGCGCAAGACCGACGCCTGGTCCGAATGCTCGCGGACATGCACGACCGGCGGCAATATGCCGACGAGCAGGTCGGCGCCGGCGCCGGAAAAGCCGAACCGGCTGCCGACGAGAAAGAAGACCCCGCCGCCATTGCAGACCGCGACACCATCCTTCGCATGCGCGTAGATGTCGTCAGCCGGGATCGGCTTAAGGCTGCGATCGCTCGTCATCCGGAAGGACCGGCTCTGCGTCAGCAGAAAACAATCGCCTTCTTCCAGTCGGACAGGCTCGGCGACACCATGCACCTCCAGCCAGCAGCCGCCTGAGAGGACGGCGTTGAACTTGATACCCTGCGGCGGCGGAAAATCGATCGCCCAGTCGCGGCCGGCATCGAGCCCGAGCGAGACGTAGCTTTTCGGCTTCAAGAGCGCCAGCACATCGGAAAGTGGATCCATGGAAACGGAACTCATGCGGAAATCCGGACGATCGCAAACATATCACGGACTTTAACGCATAGATCGTATGGCCGCCACCGCATTAGTCTCCGGGCGAAAGTAGAGAAGGAGACATCCATGGAAAACGCACAACACCCCATCGGTTCCGGTTTCGGCCCTCGCTCGACGGCTGACGATGTTCTCGCCGGCATCGATCTCACGGGCAAACTGGCAATCGTCACCGGCGGACATTCCGGCCTCGGATTGGAGACGACGAAGGCGCTGTCGCGGGCCGGCGCACATGTGCTTGTCGGCGCACGTCAGCCGGAAGTGGTGGCCAAGGCGCTCTCGGGCACCACCAATATCGAGGTCGACAGGCTCGATCTTTCCGATCTCGAAAGCGTGCGGCAGCTTGCGGAGCGCTTCGTGGCCTCCGGCCGCAAGGCCGATATCGTCATCAACTGCGCCGGCATCATGGCATGCCCGGAAACGCGGGTAGGGCCGGGCTGGGAGGCGCAGTTCGCCACCAACCATCTCGGTCATTTCGCACTCGTCAATCGCGTCTGGCCGGCAATATCAAAAGGAGGCCGTGTCGTCTCCGTCTCCTCGGCCGCTCACGGCATCACGCCGATCCGCTGGGACGATATCCAGTTCAATAGTGGCTACGACAGATGGCAGGCCTACGGGCAGGCGAAGACCGCAAATGCGCTCTTCGCCGTACATCTGGACAGGCTGGGCAAGGATGCCGGCGTGCGTGCCTTCTCGCTGCATCCCGGCAAGATCCTGACGCCGCTGCAGCGGCATCTGGAGAAAGAGGATATGGTCGCCGCCGGCTGGATCGACGCTGACGGCAATGCCATCGACCCGACCTTCAAGACACCCGAGCAGGGTGCCGCAACACAGGTCTGGGCCGCGACCTCGCCAAAGCTTGCAGGCCTCGGCGGCCTCTACTGCGCCAACTGCGATATCGCATCCATCTCCGACGACGGGGCGGAGACCAGTGTGCGCGCCTACGCCGTCGATCCCGACGAGGCTGCCCGTCTCTGGGCGCTCTCGGCGGAATTGACCGGTGTAAACGCGTTCAGCCGTTAAGCGTGGATGCCGGGCGCTTCGTAACCGGTGCGCTCGACATACTCGGTATAGCCACCGCCATACTGGTGGATGCCATCAGGCGTCAGCTCCAGCACGCGGTTGGAAAGGGCTGCCAGGAAGTGGCGATCGTGCGAAACGAAGAGCATCGTGCCCTCGAAATCGGCGAGCGCCTTGATCAGCATTTCCTTGGTATCGAGATCGAGGTGGTTGGTCGGCTCGTCGAGCACGAGGAAGTTCGGCGGGTCGAACAGCATATGGGCCATGACGAGGCGGGCCTTCTCGCCGCCGGACAGCACGCGGCAGCGCTTGTCGACGTCATCACCCGAAAAGCCGAAGCAGCCGGCAAGCGCTCGTAGCGGCGCCTGGCCGGCAAGCGGGAAGGAATCTTCAAGCCATTCGAGCACGGTGCGTTCGCCGTCGAGCAGGTCCATGGCGTGCTGCGCGAAATAGCCGAGCTTGACACTGGCACCCAGCGCCACGCTGCCGGTATCCGGTTCGGCCGTACCCGTCACCAGCTTCAGAAGCGTCGATTTGCCGGCGCCATTGACGCCCATGATGCACCAGCGCTCCTTGCGGCGGACCATGAAGTCCAGCCCTTCATAGATGGTGCGGCTGCCGTATTTCTTGTGCACGTTCTTGAGGTTGACGACATCTTCGCCCGAGCGCGGGGCCGGCTGGAATTCGAAGGCCACCGTCTGGCGGCGCTTCGGCGGCTCGACGCGTTCGATCTTTTCCAGCTTCTTGACGCGGCTCTGCACCTGCGAAGCGTGGCTGGCGCGCGCCTTGAAGCGCTCGATGAACTTGATTTCCTTGGCAAGCATCGCCTGCTGGCGCTCGAATTGCGCCTGCTGCTGCTTTTCGTTCTGCGCCCGCTGCTGCTCGTAGAAGCCGTAGTCGCCGGAATAGCTGTTGAGTGAGCCGGCATCGATCTCGATGATCTTGGTGACGATGCGGTTCATGAACTCGCGGTCGTGCGAGGTCATCAAGAGTGCGCCCTCGTAGGTCTTCAGGAATTCTTCCAGCCAGATCAGGCTTTCGAGATCCAGATGGTTGCTCGGTTCGTCGAGCAGCATCACGTCGGGGCGCATCAGCAGGATGCGGCCGAGCGCCACGCGCATCTTCCAGCCGCCCGAGAGCGCGCCGACATCGCCGTCCATCATCTCCTGGCTGAAGCTGAGGCCGTCCAGAACTTCGCGGGCACGGCCTTCCAGCGCATAGCCGTCCAGTTCCTCGTAGCGTGCCTGCACTTCGCCATAGCGCTCGATGATCTCTTCCATCTCGTCCATGCGATCAGGATCGGACATGGCCGCTTCCAGCTCGCGCAACTCGGCGGCAACGATGCTGACGGGGCCGGCGCCCTCCATGACTTCGGCAACCGCGCTGCGGCCGGCCATTTCGCCGACATCCTGGTTGAAGTAGCCGATCGAAACGTGTTTCTCGACCGAGACCTGGCCTTCATCCGGCAGCTCTTCGCCGTTGATCATGCGGAAAAGCGTGGTCTTGCCGGCGCCGTTCGGGCCGACGAGACCGATCTTCTCGCCCTTGTTGAGGGCTGCGGTAGCTTCGATGAAGAGGATGCGGTGGCTGTTTTGCTTGCTGATATTTTCTATACGGATCATGTCTTACGCGGGAGCTAGGGAGAATTTTGGCGCCCTTATGCCACGGGTTTGCCGCCGTGTCGCAGGTTTTCCGCGTCATGAAGCTGTGATCTTTGCAGCCTGTGTCCATTCCGCACGACTGGAAATCGAGACATCCTTCCTTATTATCCCCACGGGGAGGAGCCCATGACCGACAAGATATCCGCCAAGCCGGCAAAACCAGCGGAACCGAAGCTGCTGTCCGGCGGCAATCCGCAGATCGCCAAAGGCGAGGGCGATGGCCCGGTGCAGGCCTATATCGCCGCCATGCCCGGCTGGAAAAGCGATGTCGGCCGCCGGCTCGACGCGCTGATCATGCAAACCGTTCCCGATGCCCACAAGGCCGTCAAATGGAACTCGCCGCTCTATGGCATGAAGGGTGACGGCTGGTTCCTCAGCGTTCACTGTTTCAACAGATACATCAAGCTGGCCTTCTTCCGCGGCGCCGCCCTGCAGCCCATGCCGCCCGAGGAGTCCAGGACTGCGGAAACGCGCTACTTCCACATCCATGAGAAGGACCCGATCGATGAGGCACAGCTTGCCGATTGGGTGAGGCAGGCAAGTCTGCTGCCCGGCGAGAAAATGTAAGGAGAGAGACCATGAAGAAAGCGGCGACCACGAAAAAAGAAACGGACCTGAAAGAAGTGTCTCCCTCCGAACGTATCGATGCCAAGATCGAGGAGTTGAGCGACTGGCGGGGCGAAACGCTCGCTCGCGTCCGGGCGATCATCCGCACGGCCGATCCCGAGGTCGAGGAGACCTGGAAATGGCGCGGCGTTCCGGTCTGGGAACATGCCGGCATCATCTGCACCGGCGAAACCTACAAGACCGTCGTCAAGCTGACTTTTGCCAAGGGGGCTTCGGTGGAGGATCCGTCCAAGCTCTTCAATTCCAGCCTTGAAGGCAATACGCGCCGCGCGATCGATATTCACGAAGGCGAGAAAATCGACGAGGCAGCCCTGACGGCGCTGGTGCAGGCCGCGGTGGCGCTGAACACCGCGCGCAAACCAGCGTCGAAGAAAACGAGCGCCTAGTTTTGCAGGCGAAAGGCAGTCCGGCCTGACTGGTCATTGCCGATACCGCGGAGTGGTCTATGTGGAACCTTGCGAGCTGGTTTCGTTAAAACCCGATAAGACGGAGGCTCTCTTGAAGGGTTACCTTCCCTATCTGCTGGGCGCACTGGCCGGAATGCTCATCGCGATTTTCCTGTCCAGCCTTTTGACGCTGACAGGAACGCCACAACTGGCTCTTTTCGCACTGCTGCCCGTCGCGGGCGGTGCGGTCGCCGAGCGTGCCGTCCGTCGCCGCTCCGGCAATTCCTGAGAGACCCATGGGACGGCTGAAGGAAATCGTCATCGATTGCGATGTGCCCTCCCGCGTCGCCCGCTTCTGGGCCGAAGCGCTCGATGGTTATGCGGTGCTGCCCTACGACGACGATGAAATCGCGCGTCTGGCAGCACTCGGCCTGACACCCGAGACCGATCCGGTGGTGATGGTCGAAGGGCCTGGTACGCGCCTTTGCTTCCATCTTCGCAAGGGAGAGCGTCCGGCTCGCAACCGCGTTCATCTCGATATCGCTGTCGACGACCGGAAAAAGGAAGTCGCGCGCCTGCTATCCCTGGGCGCGACTTTCGTGCGCGAAACGGCCGATTACACCGTGCTGAACGATCCCGAAGGCAACAATTTCTGTGTCACCCCCGACTAGTTCACGTCAGACCGACTTCACCTCGCCGCCATCCATGCGCAGCGTCGTGCCGGTCATCCAGTGCGCAGCCGGCGAGACGAGGAAGGCCATGAGTTCGGCGATCTCTTCCGGCTCGCCGTAGCGGGCAATGCCGGCTTCCTTCGGAAACCTGGCCGTCGCCTCTTCCGCCGTCATGTTGTGCAACGGCGCCCAGTGCTCCAGATAGCTGCGGCGGCGCCCGGTCATGACCGGCCCGGGCAGCACGCTGTTGACTTGCACGCCATCCTCGATGCCACGATCGGAGAAAGCCTTGGCGAGCGCAGATATCGCCGCATTGATCGTGCCGACGGCGGCATAGGCCGCCTTCGGAAAGACCGCCGAATTGCCGGACATCAGCACGACGGAACCTTTGGTTTCCTTCAGCGCCGGCCAGGCGGCGATGGTCAGCCGCCGAGCGCCATGCAGCTTCAGCGCCATGCCGTCATCCCATTGCCGGTCCGTCATCTCGAACACGTCGATCTGCGGCACGGCGCCTGCAATGCTGAGCAGCGCATCGATCCGCCCGAAAGCGGCAAGCGTCTTGTCGACGATAGCCTGTGCCGCCGCCGGTTCCGCAAGGTCGGCATCGATGACCAGCGTTTTTGCGCCCGCCGCCTCGACAGCCTTGGCGGTCTCGGCGAGATTGGCCTTGTTGCGGGCAACGAGCACCAGCGCGGAAAAATCCTTTGCAAGCCGGATGGCCGTTGCCTGGCCGATGCCCTGGCTGGCGCCGGTAATGATGGCTACTCTGTCGGACATGATATCCCTCCTTTTTGCAGGCCTATCAACCGAGGAAGTCGCGGATCGCAGCGGCAATCTCGTCCGAATGCGTTTCGAGCGCGAAGTGGCCAGTGTCGAAGAATTTGATCACGGCATCAGGAATATCGCGGGCGAAGGCTTCTGCGCCCGGCGGAAGGAAGAAGGGGTCGTTCTTGCCCCAGACCGCGAGAAAGCGCGGCTTGTGGGTGCGGAAGTAGTTCTGGAAGGTTGGGTAGAGTGCCACGTTACTCTTGTAGTCGCCCATGAGATCGAGCTGCACATCTTCAGCACCCGGACGCGAGAGATAGAAATTGTCGAGCGAATAACCGTCGGGCGAAACCGTGGTCGGATCGGCAACGCCATGCGTATACTGCCAGATCGTCGTCTCCGGACCCAGAAACGCCTTCAGCACGGCCCGGTTTTCTGCACTTGCATCCTGCCAATAGGCCTGCACCGGGTTCCACGCATCGCTGAGGCCATCGACATAGGCGTTGCCATTCTGCGAAATGATGCCCGCGATCCGCTCCGGATGCTTCACCGCCAGGCGGAAACCGGTTGGCGCGCCATAGTCGAAGACATAGACGGCGTACCGATCGAAGCCGACAATCTCGGTGAAGCGGTCGATCGTGTCTGCAATGCTGTCGAAGCTGTTGACCGCGGGATCGTCCGACTGGCCGAAGCCCGGAAGGTCGGGCGCGATGATGTGATAGCGATCGGCAAGCAGCGGGATCAGATCGCGGAACATGTGGCCCGAGGTCGGGAAGCCATGCAGCAGCAGGAGCTTCGGCGCACCTTTGGGACCGGCCTCACGATAGGCAATCTTGATGCCGTCGACGGTGGTGTTGCGATAGCTGATCTTGGTCATCGTCATGTTTCCTTCAGTGAGATGAATGGTGATATGTTCGCAGATATGTCGGCCGTTCAGGCTTCGGCCACTGTTGCCGCCGCCTCGCGGATGACCTGCAGCACCGTGTCCGGTGCCGTGACCATCGGCGTATGATCGACAGCGAAAGGCCGCTGCATCGCCTGCATGCGCTCGGCCATGAAGCGCTGGTTGGCGACCGCGATCATCCGGTCGTCTTCGGCGACCAGGAACCAGGAGGGGCGATCCTTCCAGAGCGGTCGCCCGACCGGCACCGTAATGCAGGCAGGTGAAATCGGCCGTTGCACGGCAGCAAGTACTGCCAGTTCTTCATCCGTGGCATTCGGCGCATAGGCCGCGGCAAAGGCTTCACGCGGATAATAGATCAGGCCGTTTTCATCGGGCGCAAGCTGCGGCGCTCGCGGATCGAGCTCAGTGCGATAGAAGACATCGGCAACCGTTTCTCCCTCATCAGGGGCGAGAGCAGCAACATAGACCAGTGCCTTCACATTCTCGTTCTGCACGCCGGCGATAACCGCTCCGGCATAGGCATGGCCGGCGGAACCACCGGCCCGTCCAAACGGTCCAGCGCCTGCGCAAGGGCTTTGACGTCATCGGCATAGGAGGTCAGCGGCAGCGGTGCGGCCGTCACCGCAAAACCGTCGGCGGCAAGCGGCGCGATGATCTTGGCCCAGCCGGAGCCGTCAGCCCAGGCGCCATGGACGAGCACGATATGCATAGCCTGCTGATCAGTCGATTGCGACGGCATCTGCTTTCTCCCTTTTTCAGAGTAACCGTTTAAAGCGACATAGAACGGTTATCTTGTGGAGGCGTAACTTGTCAACAGGCTTTTGACAGGTTACATAAGGGTCACGTTTTCAAACGGGCTGCCGTACAGTTGCGGTCTGCAGCCGAAATAGGACTTGTCATGGATAACCACTCTCCCGCCCTGTTTCTGGGTGACGCGCTGGCACTGGATTTCCTGAATTCGGTGGCGACGCCTGTCGACACGCCTGTTGATTGGATGGAAGACGGCGAGGGCCTGCTGCGCTGGCTGGAGCAGGCAAAGCTCGCCCCGCACGAGACGCTTGAAAGCCTGCGCGCCCAGGCATTGCCGGGGGAACTCGACAAGGTCGCCGATCAGGCGCGCAATCTGCGCGAATGGTTCCGGACTTTTGTCCGCGAGCACAAGGGAAAGCCGTTGAAGCCCCAGGCTTTGGCCGAGCTGGAACCGCTGAACCGCCTGCTCGAACGTGACGAGGGTTTCAGCCGCGTCGTGGCGCGCCAGACGGACGAAGGCGAGGTTTTCGAGTTCCAGCCGATGCGCAAATGGCGCTCGCCAGATGCATTGCTGTTACCGGTCGGCGAGGCGCTCGGGCGCTTTGTCTGCTCCGAGGATTTTTCCAATGTGAAAGCCTGCGAGGGGCCGGTCTGCACTCTCTTGTTTGCCGACCATACACGCGGTCATCGCCGGCGCTGGTGCAGCATGGCAATGTGCGGCAACCGCGCCAAGCAGGCCGCACACCGCGACCGGATCAGGCAGGCCTAGCCTTCATTTCTTCGATAAGCCGATCGAAGCCGATACCCGTGCCGCTTTCTCTGATGTCGCCGTCTTGGGAGTCTCCGAAGACGGCCTGCTCGGTAAAGGTCATCAGTGTGGTGGGGCCGCGTCCGGTAAATTCCACCGTGACCAGTGACGAGGAGATGCTCCTGCCTGCCGTCAGCATCGTATAGGCATAGACGATGCGTTCGCGCGGGTGAATTTCGAGATAGTGGGCGCGCATCGCCTGCTCGGTTCCATCTGGCATGCGCCATGTCATGCGCTCGGTCCCGCCGATCT
This genomic window contains:
- a CDS encoding aldolase codes for the protein MSETLLREAIVRWGKSLFDRGLTAGSSGNISVRTAEGYIATPTNSCLGFLDPERLSKLDSDGRHLSGDAPTKELPLHFSFYEKRPQTGAVVHLHSTYATALSCLADTDAKDAIPPLTPYVVMRVGKVPVVPYTRPGSTDVKPLIAEIAGEHSAVLLENHGPIVSAATLDSAVFAIEELEEAAKLSIITRGMKVRQLNEEQIADLNRHFKLR
- a CDS encoding four-carbon acid sugar kinase family protein, whose translation is MLLGAIADDFTGASDLANTLARGGMSTMQFVGPGRGKVNCEAGVVALKTRSIPAEEAVWQSMDAARWLLDQGCEQIFFKYCSTFDSTPEGNIGPVAEALQRLTGANVTVVCPAFPATGRRVFMGHLFVKDKLLSESGMENHPLTPMTDPDIRRWLRLQTRGGVGGITLDTVRQGSEAIRRRLRDELTDGNRLVVVDAIEDADLLTIGEAVADHELVTGGSALAQGLARNFARRGKLSGAPAEVPVVSGPGVILCGSCSLASQNQVACHLQNHPGLSIDPAAIVRGTMSVEHAAHWVASNAADNPIVYSTSSPEVVSFVQQRFGREESAKILEDFFGGLAKRLADSGTQLIVVGGGETSGAVVEALGLRHMIIGAEIDPGVPVLVSERGHPMQPIGLALKSGNFGAPDFFAKALDRIAGHE
- a CDS encoding acetylxylan esterase; the protein is MSIPTDYPFDFDPTYGMTLADLQAIRPPEAPEGFDAFWQKRYAKALAVKPGPRLSPSKDTHPDWQVRDIVYTSTDDISIGGWLLTPRKGEVRRALVVGHGYGGRDQPEFDIPVEETAILFPCFRGMSRSAHPPISPDAPGHVLHDIDDPDHYVIGGCVEDLWVAVSALLSLYPSLDGHIGYSGISFGGGIGALAIPFDSRIERGHLTVPTFGNRKLWLTLPTVGSAHSVQEYAKTHSCVLEKLRLFDAATAATRICIPMLAAVALFDPAVAPPCQFAVANALPRSKFNEIFILDAGHFDYADSAVQQTALRERVGRFFRGL
- a CDS encoding esterase; the protein is MNREYLRWYSDRLHRDMELLVFGHAGAKVLMFPTREGRFWEYEHLGIVASLAEKLEAGHLQLFCIEGLAGETFYDFGRHPADRIRRHIAFEEYVLNEVLPLMESRNGHECTIVHGCSLGAFQAASLVFRHPHLFRKLVAFSGRYDLTMKVESFGDLFDGYYDETVYFHTPTHFLPGLTSDWRLEKLRQVEIVLTIGNEDPFLDNNRYLSRMLAEKGVGHQLHFWDGRAHRAGAWRRMAPLYI
- a CDS encoding S1C family serine protease, producing the protein MNIDRILRSVVAVRASIPEDAFTANTLGTRREGSGVVIRENGLVLTIGYLITEADEIWLTRHDGKVVPGHALAYDQETGFGLIQSLAPLDLPAIDIGDKVKTTVGDAVIFADGLGEFVQANIVAKQEFAGYWEYLLDEAIFIAPAHPSWGGAALVSDDGKLLGIGSLRLQMVQGDEVADINMVVPINLLPPILDDLLNRGQIDRPPRPWLGAFSAESNGEVVVMSVAKGSPAAQAGLQQGDVISEIRDGEVDGLADFYRKVWGSGPAGAEIPMRVLRNGREAWLRIKSADRNSFLKKPLMQ
- a CDS encoding AraC family transcriptional regulator, with translation MDPLSDVLALLKPKSYVSLGLDAGRDWAIDFPPPQGIKFNAVLSGGCWLEVHGVAEPVRLEEGDCFLLTQSRSFRMTSDRSLKPIPADDIYAHAKDGVAVCNGGGVFFLVGSRFGFSGAGADLLVGILPPVVHVREHSDQASVLRFAIDQMARELRGRHPGGFLMTEHLAHIMLMQILRLYLAAPDTEGTGWLFALADRQIGMAIGAMHAEPARRWTLQQLAAMAGMSRSSFAERFKQKVGAAPMDYLTRWRMMLAGERLANSREPVGTIALSLGYESESAFSTAFKRVMARSPRQYGRDAAE
- a CDS encoding SDR family NAD(P)-dependent oxidoreductase, producing the protein MENAQHPIGSGFGPRSTADDVLAGIDLTGKLAIVTGGHSGLGLETTKALSRAGAHVLVGARQPEVVAKALSGTTNIEVDRLDLSDLESVRQLAERFVASGRKADIVINCAGIMACPETRVGPGWEAQFATNHLGHFALVNRVWPAISKGGRVVSVSSAAHGITPIRWDDIQFNSGYDRWQAYGQAKTANALFAVHLDRLGKDAGVRAFSLHPGKILTPLQRHLEKEDMVAAGWIDADGNAIDPTFKTPEQGAATQVWAATSPKLAGLGGLYCANCDIASISDDGAETSVRAYAVDPDEAARLWALSAELTGVNAFSR